The following coding sequences lie in one Amycolatopsis cihanbeyliensis genomic window:
- a CDS encoding GNAT family N-acetyltransferase — translation MLRLAGARLLDDRDYPAVRAALAVDPVGSCMVSARVEAAGLDPWRLGGEVWAADSRPSRSGRIQSLCFSGPNLIPLRGNTPALRSFADRALRRQRTCSSLVGPADQVLGLWEELADEWGPAREVRQDQPLLALDGSPSRQGDPLVRPVRADELDRYLPAAIAMFIEEVGVDPRAGDGGASYRARVAELIAGGRAFARFESGEVVFKAEIGALSATVGQIQGVWVHPDRRGHGLGTLGTAAVVSRLVRGMGRTASLYVNSYNGPALAAYRKIGFNQVGRYATVLF, via the coding sequence GTGTTGCGGCTTGCAGGTGCGCGGCTGCTCGATGATCGGGACTATCCGGCGGTCCGTGCCGCGCTTGCCGTTGATCCCGTCGGCAGCTGCATGGTGTCCGCGCGTGTCGAGGCGGCCGGGCTCGACCCCTGGCGCCTCGGCGGTGAGGTGTGGGCAGCCGACAGCCGTCCCAGCAGGTCCGGCCGCATCCAGAGCCTCTGCTTCTCCGGACCGAACTTGATCCCGTTACGCGGTAACACGCCCGCCTTGCGTTCCTTCGCCGACCGGGCCCTGCGCCGGCAGCGGACCTGCTCCTCACTGGTCGGCCCGGCCGACCAGGTGCTCGGGCTGTGGGAGGAGCTCGCCGACGAGTGGGGGCCGGCCCGCGAGGTGCGACAGGACCAGCCACTGCTCGCGCTGGACGGCTCGCCCTCGCGCCAGGGTGACCCGCTGGTGCGGCCGGTCCGCGCGGACGAGCTGGACCGGTACCTCCCCGCCGCCATCGCCATGTTCATCGAGGAGGTCGGGGTGGACCCGCGGGCGGGTGACGGAGGCGCGAGCTACCGGGCTCGGGTCGCCGAGCTGATCGCGGGCGGGCGCGCCTTCGCCCGGTTCGAGAGCGGGGAGGTCGTGTTCAAGGCCGAGATCGGCGCGCTGTCCGCCACCGTGGGCCAGATCCAGGGGGTGTGGGTACATCCGGACCGGCGCGGGCACGGCCTCGGCACCCTCGGTACCGCCGCGGTGGTGAGCCGGTTGGTCCGGGGCATGGGGCGTACCGCGAGCCTGTACGTCAACTCCTACAACGGCCCGGCGCTGGCCGCCTACCGCAAGATCGGGTTCAACCAGGTAGGCCGGTACGCGACGGTGCTCTTTTAG
- a CDS encoding VOC family protein, with translation MNNPGIWPCLRFTDAEAARRFLTEVFGFTETLTVRGDDGVSIVHGELRWPEGGGVMYSSAAECENGPAPGEQYLCVVTGDPDAVHERAVAAGAQVPQPPGDSGHGSRLAAVADPEGNIWTFDTYRGA, from the coding sequence ATGAACAATCCGGGAATCTGGCCCTGCCTTCGTTTCACCGACGCCGAAGCCGCGCGGCGCTTCCTCACCGAGGTGTTCGGCTTCACCGAGACCCTGACCGTCCGTGGCGACGACGGCGTGTCGATCGTGCACGGCGAGCTGAGGTGGCCGGAGGGCGGCGGTGTGATGTACAGCTCGGCCGCCGAATGCGAGAACGGTCCCGCCCCGGGCGAGCAGTACCTGTGCGTGGTCACCGGTGACCCGGACGCGGTGCACGAGCGGGCCGTGGCGGCGGGCGCGCAGGTGCCGCAGCCGCCCGGCGACAGCGGGCACGGCTCCCGCCTCGCCGCCGTCGCCGATCCGGAGGGCAACATCTGGACGTTCGACACGTACCGGGGCGCCTGA
- a CDS encoding AraC family transcriptional regulator, with amino-acid sequence MAGSEFAVRPPHPSLRWLVTRYIGYRQQDVRLPVHRGLPSRHVTLNISLAGPVRMIAMPRPDQAPTSARALAGGLHTAPVLIAQDRDQCGIQLELNPLGTRALLGLPAAELSGYVVDLADLGPGRLATLPERLADAPGWRRRFAILDEVLRAESAGVAAPAPEIDWAWRRLCAARGLLRVDALAAEVGWSRRHFGERFRRELGLPPKQAARVLRFERAGELLRRHGRLDLAELAVTSGFYDQAHLTNEWRALAGCSPGAWIAEELPELSFDQETAGTAAADSTV; translated from the coding sequence ATGGCCGGATCCGAGTTCGCCGTGCGTCCGCCGCACCCGTCGCTGCGGTGGCTGGTCACCCGGTACATCGGCTATCGGCAGCAGGACGTCCGGCTGCCGGTGCACCGTGGCCTGCCCTCCCGGCACGTCACCCTGAACATCAGCCTGGCCGGGCCGGTCCGGATGATCGCCATGCCACGTCCGGACCAGGCGCCTACCAGTGCGCGGGCACTGGCGGGCGGGCTGCACACGGCACCGGTGCTGATCGCGCAGGATCGCGACCAGTGCGGCATCCAGCTCGAGCTGAACCCGCTGGGTACCCGCGCGCTGCTCGGGCTGCCCGCGGCGGAGCTGAGCGGGTACGTGGTGGACCTGGCGGACCTCGGTCCCGGCCGGCTCGCCACGCTGCCGGAACGCCTGGCCGACGCCCCCGGCTGGCGGCGGCGGTTCGCCATCCTGGACGAGGTGCTGCGCGCCGAGTCGGCCGGTGTCGCCGCACCGGCACCCGAGATCGACTGGGCATGGCGGCGGCTGTGCGCCGCGCGCGGCCTGCTCAGGGTCGACGCGCTGGCCGCCGAGGTCGGCTGGAGTCGCAGGCACTTCGGGGAGCGGTTCCGCCGCGAACTCGGCCTGCCCCCGAAGCAGGCGGCCAGGGTGCTGCGTTTCGAGCGGGCCGGTGAGCTGCTGCGCCGGCACGGCAGGCTCGACCTCGCCGAGCTGGCGGTCACCTCCGGCTTCTACGACCAGGCGCACCTGACCAACGAGTGGCGCGCGCTGGCAGGGTGTTCCCCGGGCGCCTGGATCGCCGAGGAGCTGCCGGAGCTCTCATTCGACCAAGAAACCGCGGGTACCGCCGCCGCAGACTCGACGGTATGA
- the ispG gene encoding flavodoxin-dependent (E)-4-hydroxy-3-methylbut-2-enyl-diphosphate synthase, giving the protein MTVALGLPAMPPPVLAERRKTRQLMVGPVGVGSDHPVSVQSMTTTETADVNATLQQIAELTAAGCDIVRVACPSADDAEALPAIARKSQIPVVADIHFQPKYVFAAIEAGCAAVRVNPGNIRKFDDQVAEIAQAAKDHGTPIRIGVNAGSLDKRLMEKHGKATPEALAESALWEASLFAEHDFHDLKISVKHNDPVVMVRAYEILAEQCDYPLHLGVTEAGPAFQGTIKSAVAFGALLSQGIGDTIRVSLSAPPVEEVKVGAQILQSLNLRPRKLEIVSCPSCGRAQVDVYKLADEVTAGLEGMEVPLRVAVMGCVVNGPGEAREADLGVASGNGKGQIFVKGEVIKTVPEHQIVETLIEEALRIAEETGEGAGGSPEVVVS; this is encoded by the coding sequence ATGACCGTCGCACTCGGCTTGCCAGCCATGCCCCCTCCGGTGCTCGCCGAGCGCCGCAAGACACGCCAGCTGATGGTCGGCCCCGTCGGGGTCGGCAGCGACCACCCGGTCTCGGTGCAGTCGATGACCACCACCGAGACCGCCGACGTCAACGCCACCCTGCAGCAGATCGCCGAGCTGACCGCCGCGGGCTGTGACATCGTCCGGGTGGCCTGTCCCAGCGCCGACGACGCGGAGGCGCTGCCGGCGATCGCCAGGAAGTCGCAGATCCCGGTGGTCGCCGACATCCACTTCCAGCCCAAGTACGTGTTCGCTGCCATCGAGGCCGGGTGCGCCGCCGTGCGGGTGAACCCCGGCAACATCCGCAAGTTCGACGACCAGGTCGCCGAGATCGCGCAGGCCGCCAAGGACCACGGCACCCCGATCCGGATCGGGGTGAACGCCGGTTCACTCGACAAGCGGCTGATGGAGAAGCACGGCAAGGCCACCCCGGAGGCGTTGGCCGAGTCGGCGCTGTGGGAGGCGAGCCTGTTCGCCGAACACGACTTCCACGACCTGAAGATCTCGGTCAAGCACAACGACCCGGTGGTCATGGTGCGGGCCTACGAGATCCTTGCCGAGCAGTGCGACTACCCCCTGCACCTCGGCGTGACCGAGGCCGGCCCCGCCTTCCAGGGCACGATCAAGTCCGCGGTCGCCTTCGGTGCGCTGCTGAGCCAGGGAATCGGGGACACCATCCGGGTGTCGCTGTCCGCGCCCCCGGTGGAGGAGGTCAAGGTCGGCGCGCAGATCCTGCAGTCGCTGAACCTGCGCCCACGCAAACTGGAGATCGTGTCCTGCCCGTCCTGCGGGCGCGCGCAGGTCGACGTCTACAAGCTGGCCGACGAGGTCACCGCGGGCCTGGAGGGGATGGAGGTTCCGCTGCGGGTCGCCGTGATGGGCTGCGTGGTGAACGGGCCGGGTGAGGCGCGCGAGGCCGACCTCGGGGTGGCCTCGGGCAACGGCAAGGGCCAGATCTTCGTCAAGGGCGAGGTGATCAAGACGGTGCCCGAACATCAGATCGTGGAGACGCTGATCGAGGAGGCGCTGCGTATCGCCGAGGAGACCGGCGAGGGCGCGGGCGGCTCCCCGGAGGTCGTGGTTTCCTGA
- a CDS encoding M50 family metallopeptidase, with product MLAYILGVALFALGICVSVALHEAGHMVTAKAFGMKVRRYFVGFGPTVFSFRRGETEYGLKWIPLGGFCDIAGMTALDEVTPAEAPKAMWRFKVWKRTIVLAAGSITHFILGFIVLYLMAATMGLPNLMGTPEIASVSNCVQDARTDEQYRNPTCTPGAPAPALNAGIQPGDVIVAVAGTPTPTYSDVVDEIQPRSGPTPVEVRRDGEIVQLRVDVAKVERPMVDPQNPSGSPQIVETGSIGVTFPRMFDYGPIAAIGGAASFTGEMFVQTWQRLLEFPERIPAVVESIFGEERDPNTPMSVVGASRIGGEAVEQGLWTLFLLLLASLNFFIGVFNLLPLLPLDGGHIAVTWYEKVRDWLRKLRGKAAGGPVDYTKLSAVTMVLVFIGGAVVLLTVTADIVNPIRITQ from the coding sequence GTGCTCGCCTACATTCTTGGAGTCGCGCTGTTCGCGCTGGGCATCTGCGTGTCCGTCGCGCTGCACGAGGCTGGGCACATGGTCACCGCGAAGGCGTTCGGGATGAAGGTCCGGCGCTACTTCGTCGGCTTCGGGCCCACCGTGTTCTCCTTCCGCCGTGGGGAGACCGAGTACGGCCTGAAGTGGATCCCGCTCGGTGGGTTCTGCGATATCGCGGGCATGACCGCGCTGGACGAGGTCACCCCCGCCGAGGCGCCGAAGGCGATGTGGCGGTTCAAGGTCTGGAAGCGCACGATCGTGCTCGCCGCGGGCTCGATCACCCACTTCATCCTCGGCTTCATCGTGCTGTACCTGATGGCCGCCACCATGGGCCTGCCGAACCTGATGGGCACCCCGGAGATCGCCTCGGTGTCCAACTGTGTCCAGGACGCCCGCACCGACGAGCAGTACCGCAACCCGACCTGCACACCCGGCGCGCCCGCTCCGGCGCTGAACGCGGGCATCCAGCCGGGCGACGTGATCGTCGCCGTCGCGGGCACGCCCACTCCGACCTACAGCGACGTGGTGGACGAGATCCAGCCCCGCTCCGGCCCGACCCCGGTGGAGGTGCGCAGGGACGGCGAGATCGTCCAGCTGCGGGTGGACGTGGCCAAGGTGGAACGGCCGATGGTCGACCCGCAGAACCCCTCCGGGTCGCCGCAGATCGTGGAGACCGGCTCGATCGGGGTCACCTTCCCGCGGATGTTCGACTACGGCCCGATCGCCGCGATCGGCGGCGCCGCCAGCTTCACCGGGGAGATGTTCGTACAGACCTGGCAGCGCTTGCTGGAGTTCCCCGAGCGTATCCCCGCCGTGGTCGAGTCCATCTTCGGCGAGGAACGGGACCCGAACACCCCGATGAGCGTGGTCGGCGCCAGCCGGATCGGCGGTGAGGCCGTCGAGCAGGGCCTGTGGACCCTGTTCCTGCTGCTGCTGGCCAGCCTGAACTTCTTCATCGGCGTGTTCAACCTGCTGCCGTTGCTCCCGCTCGATGGCGGGCATATCGCGGTGACCTGGTACGAGAAGGTCCGCGACTGGTTGCGCAAGCTGCGCGGCAAGGCCGCGGGCGGGCCGGTGGACTACACGAAGCTGTCCGCGGTGACCATGGTGCTGGTGTTCATCGGCGGGGCCGTGGTCCTGCTCACCGTGACGGCCGACATCGTCAACCCGATCCGCATTACCCAGTAG
- the dxr gene encoding 1-deoxy-D-xylulose-5-phosphate reductoisomerase — translation MDGKRSVLLLGSTGSIGTQALDVAARNPDLFRIAGLAAGGSDPGLLAEQALAHSVDAVAVTKPTVLEDLQLALYAEAQRRGYARGEFRLPRIFAGADAVIELIDAVGADVVLNGMPGSRGLAPTLRALESGAMLALANKESLIAGGPLVLAAAGPGQLVPVDSEHSALAQALRGGRAEEVDRLVLTASGGPFRGRGREQMAQVTVAEALAHPTWSMGPLVTINSATLANKGLELIEASLLFDIPCDRIDVVVHPQSIVHSMVTFTDGSTLAQASPPDMRLPIALALRWPDRVPGAAPACTWDSPATWTFEPLDEQVFPAVELARHAGTVGGCLPAVFNAANEELVGAFLEQNRGFTSIMDTVTKVVEAADEWRREPRDVEDVLAAEQWARARAVSINTEGK, via the coding sequence ATGGATGGCAAAAGAAGCGTGTTGCTGCTGGGCTCCACCGGCTCGATCGGCACCCAGGCGCTGGACGTCGCCGCGCGCAACCCCGACCTGTTCCGGATCGCCGGGCTGGCCGCGGGCGGCTCCGACCCCGGCCTGCTCGCCGAGCAGGCGTTGGCGCATTCGGTCGACGCCGTGGCGGTCACCAAACCCACCGTGCTGGAGGACCTGCAACTCGCGCTGTACGCCGAGGCCCAGCGCCGCGGCTACGCCCGGGGCGAGTTCCGCCTGCCGCGCATCTTCGCCGGTGCCGACGCGGTCATCGAGCTGATCGACGCGGTGGGCGCGGACGTGGTGCTCAACGGCATGCCCGGCTCGCGCGGCCTTGCGCCCACCCTGCGCGCGCTGGAGTCCGGCGCCATGCTGGCGCTGGCCAACAAGGAGTCACTGATCGCGGGCGGGCCGCTGGTGCTGGCCGCCGCGGGCCCCGGCCAACTCGTCCCGGTGGACTCCGAGCATTCCGCGCTGGCGCAGGCCCTGCGTGGTGGCCGCGCCGAGGAGGTGGACCGGCTGGTGCTCACCGCGTCCGGCGGACCCTTCCGCGGGCGGGGCAGGGAGCAGATGGCGCAGGTCACGGTCGCCGAGGCGCTGGCACACCCCACCTGGTCGATGGGCCCGCTGGTCACCATCAACTCGGCAACCCTGGCCAACAAGGGGCTGGAGCTGATCGAGGCGAGCCTGCTGTTCGACATTCCGTGCGACCGGATCGACGTGGTGGTGCACCCGCAGTCGATCGTGCACTCCATGGTGACCTTCACCGACGGTTCCACGCTGGCCCAGGCCAGCCCACCGGACATGCGACTGCCGATCGCGCTGGCGCTGCGCTGGCCGGACCGGGTTCCCGGCGCGGCACCGGCCTGTACCTGGGACTCCCCGGCGACCTGGACGTTCGAGCCGCTGGACGAGCAGGTGTTCCCCGCGGTGGAGCTGGCCCGCCATGCCGGTACCGTTGGCGGTTGCCTTCCGGCCGTGTTCAACGCGGCCAACGAGGAGCTGGTCGGTGCGTTCCTGGAGCAGAACAGGGGTTTCACCTCCATCATGGACACTGTGACGAAGGTGGTGGAAGCCGCCGACGAGTGGCGTCGCGAGCCGCGTGACGTCGAAGACGTACTGGCCGCGGAACAGTGGGCCCGCGCCCGCGCCGTTTCGATCAACACCGAGGGGAAGTAG
- a CDS encoding DUF2631 domain-containing protein — MAGKAVERRYAVDPQEEPSVDWGWHGRFPKITRAFGWFIAFGLFVMLIGNHENNTENVWLIGLGLGVIGLLLLDLRKQRTAWRR, encoded by the coding sequence GTGGCAGGTAAGGCGGTCGAGCGACGCTACGCCGTTGACCCGCAGGAGGAGCCCTCCGTGGACTGGGGCTGGCACGGCAGGTTCCCCAAGATCACCAGGGCCTTCGGCTGGTTCATCGCCTTCGGGCTGTTCGTCATGCTGATCGGTAACCACGAGAACAACACCGAGAACGTCTGGCTGATCGGCCTGGGTCTGGGCGTGATCGGCCTGCTGCTGCTCGACCTGCGCAAGCAGCGCACCGCCTGGCGCAGGTAA
- a CDS encoding DUF6307 family protein, whose product MTSSPVFVSRYDQRIKLVQDVLKEHTTYSDEKCRELAVQVLHTVDTIPEKMR is encoded by the coding sequence ATGACCTCGAGTCCCGTTTTCGTCTCCCGCTACGACCAGCGGATCAAGCTCGTGCAGGACGTGCTGAAAGAGCACACGACATACTCGGACGAGAAATGCCGTGAGCTCGCGGTACAGGTGCTGCACACCGTGGACACGATTCCCGAGAAGATGCGCTGA
- a CDS encoding GAF and ANTAR domain-containing protein, producing MADDRLIETFVELADTMVDDFDVIDFLHLLVDRCVELLSVDAAGLLLADQHGKLQLIATSNEQARLLELFQLQNDDGPCLDAFATGSRVGDPGLTRASGRWPRFATAATTAGFTAVDAFPMRLRNEVIGALNLFRARPGELAGSSLRTAQALVDVATIGLLQERSIRHQEVLTEQLQAALNSRVLIEQAKGLLAERLGVDMEGAFAALRGYARGHNLKLRDVAGAVVAGQTSTDALVGGRSPSTRPER from the coding sequence ATGGCTGATGACCGTCTCATCGAAACGTTCGTCGAACTGGCGGACACCATGGTCGACGACTTCGATGTAATCGACTTCCTGCATCTGCTGGTGGACCGGTGCGTGGAGCTGCTCAGCGTCGACGCCGCCGGCCTGTTGCTGGCCGACCAGCACGGCAAGCTGCAACTGATCGCGACCTCGAACGAGCAGGCCCGGCTGCTGGAGTTGTTCCAGCTACAGAACGACGACGGTCCCTGCCTGGATGCGTTCGCGACCGGGAGCAGGGTCGGCGATCCCGGACTGACCCGCGCGAGCGGTCGCTGGCCGCGGTTCGCCACCGCGGCGACCACCGCGGGGTTCACCGCGGTTGACGCCTTTCCGATGCGGTTGCGCAACGAGGTCATCGGCGCGCTCAACCTCTTCCGGGCGCGACCGGGTGAGCTGGCGGGCAGCAGCCTGCGGACCGCGCAGGCGCTGGTCGACGTGGCCACCATCGGCCTGTTGCAGGAACGGTCGATTCGGCATCAGGAGGTGCTGACCGAGCAGCTGCAGGCGGCGTTGAACAGCCGGGTGCTCATCGAGCAGGCCAAGGGTCTGCTCGCCGAACGCCTGGGGGTGGACATGGAGGGCGCCTTTGCCGCGCTCCGTGGCTACGCCCGGGGACACAATCTGAAGTTACGGGACGTGGCCGGAGCGGTCGTCGCCGGTCAGACGAGTACCGATGCCCTGGTCGGGGGCCGGAGTCCATCGACCCGTCCCGAGCGCTGA
- a CDS encoding GAF and ANTAR domain-containing protein → MAGFGGDRLPQVSAWVSERAAGLRTRVSMRLICETAVTRLGVSGAVVTMHNPAGWPETAESTGVLADRLAELEVTLGEGPCLDASRDGRPVLIADLHRPAGRARWPLFAPLAVEAGAGALFALPMCVGSIGVGVLALHRVVAGELGPVALADSLAFTELAMRLLLDERAGLLSENGEPATTNDLPLHNAQLHQATGMIAAQLEVGMGDAFAVLRARAFADRRLLADLAADVVTRRFRFER, encoded by the coding sequence ATGGCTGGCTTCGGCGGCGACCGGCTCCCACAGGTCTCGGCCTGGGTGAGCGAGCGGGCCGCCGGCCTGCGGACACGGGTGTCGATGCGGTTGATCTGCGAGACGGCCGTCACGCGGCTCGGGGTGAGCGGTGCCGTGGTGACGATGCACAACCCCGCGGGATGGCCGGAGACCGCGGAGTCCACCGGTGTGCTCGCGGACCGGCTGGCGGAGTTGGAGGTCACCCTCGGCGAGGGGCCGTGCCTGGACGCCTCCCGCGACGGCCGCCCGGTCCTGATCGCCGATCTGCACCGCCCGGCAGGCCGGGCTCGTTGGCCGCTGTTCGCGCCGCTGGCGGTCGAGGCAGGGGCCGGCGCCCTGTTCGCGTTACCGATGTGTGTCGGCTCGATCGGGGTGGGGGTGCTCGCGCTGCATCGGGTGGTGGCAGGGGAGCTCGGACCGGTGGCGCTGGCGGACTCCCTGGCGTTCACGGAGCTGGCCATGCGGCTCCTGCTCGACGAGCGGGCGGGGTTGCTGTCCGAGAACGGCGAGCCGGCGACCACCAACGACCTGCCGCTGCACAATGCGCAACTACACCAGGCGACCGGGATGATCGCGGCCCAGCTGGAGGTCGGAATGGGGGACGCGTTCGCTGTCCTGCGGGCGCGCGCGTTCGCCGACCGGCGGCTGCTGGCCGATCTGGCCGCCGATGTGGTCACCCGCCGGTTCCGGTTCGAACGATGA
- a CDS encoding DEAD/DEAH box helicase — protein MAATRHQHPSSPSAPTSFTELGVPPALVAALAGQGIETPFPIQAATLPSSLAGRDVLGRGRTGSGKTYAFVLPVLARLAASTDRRQPRRPRALILAPTRELASQIEAAMAPLAEALSLRTLTVFGGVSPGPQISGLRAGVDVLVACPGRLADHLESGHVHLDAVEVTVLDEADHMADLGFLPAVRRLLERTRRGGQRLLFSATLDAGVDVLVRRFLTDPVTHSVDSARSPVTAMRHHVLHVRPDQRYPVLVELASAPERTLVFTRTKHRAKALTRQLVASGVPAVELHGNLGQTARTRNLGAFAAGTATVLVATDIAARGVHVDDVTLVVHADPPVEHKAYLHRSGRTARAGARGTVVTLMTDEQSADVRELTRKAGITATTTKLDAGHPLLTELAPGERSFTPPPAKQPRSARPRRGGGGKQRVSAAPRSGGRRGTR, from the coding sequence ATGGCGGCCACCCGCCACCAGCACCCATCCTCGCCCTCCGCCCCCACCTCGTTCACCGAACTCGGGGTGCCACCAGCCCTCGTCGCCGCGCTCGCGGGCCAGGGCATCGAAACGCCCTTCCCGATCCAGGCGGCGACGTTACCGTCGTCACTGGCGGGCCGGGACGTACTCGGCCGTGGACGCACCGGCTCCGGCAAGACCTACGCGTTCGTCCTGCCGGTACTGGCCCGGCTGGCCGCGAGCACCGACAGGCGACAGCCGCGGCGCCCGCGCGCGCTCATCCTCGCGCCGACCCGCGAACTCGCCAGCCAGATCGAAGCGGCGATGGCCCCGCTGGCCGAAGCGCTCTCGCTGCGCACCCTGACCGTGTTCGGCGGGGTGAGCCCCGGCCCGCAGATCTCCGGCCTGCGGGCAGGCGTCGATGTACTGGTGGCCTGCCCCGGCCGGCTCGCCGACCACCTCGAATCCGGTCACGTGCACCTCGACGCGGTCGAGGTCACCGTGCTGGACGAGGCCGACCACATGGCCGATCTCGGCTTCCTCCCGGCCGTCCGGCGGTTGCTCGAGCGCACCCGCAGGGGAGGTCAGCGGCTGCTGTTCTCGGCGACCCTGGATGCCGGGGTGGACGTGCTGGTGCGCCGGTTCCTGACCGACCCGGTCACGCACAGCGTCGACTCCGCTCGGTCCCCGGTCACGGCGATGCGGCACCACGTGCTGCACGTGCGGCCGGACCAGCGGTACCCGGTGCTGGTCGAGCTCGCCTCGGCGCCGGAGCGCACCCTGGTGTTCACCAGGACCAAGCACCGGGCGAAGGCGCTGACGCGTCAACTCGTCGCCTCCGGTGTCCCCGCCGTCGAGCTGCACGGGAACCTCGGCCAGACCGCACGTACCCGCAACCTCGGCGCGTTCGCGGCAGGGACCGCGACGGTGCTGGTCGCTACCGACATCGCCGCACGGGGGGTCCATGTCGACGACGTGACGCTGGTCGTGCACGCCGACCCTCCGGTCGAGCACAAGGCATACCTGCACCGGTCGGGCCGGACGGCCAGAGCGGGCGCCCGGGGCACCGTGGTCACGCTGATGACCGACGAGCAGTCCGCCGACGTACGCGAGCTGACCCGGAAGGCCGGCATCACGGCGACGACGACGAAACTCGACGCCGGACATCCCCTGCTGACCGAGCTCGCACCCGGCGAACGCAGCTTCACTCCGCCGCCCGCGAAACAGCCACGGTCGGCCCGGCCACGCCGGGGTGGTGGCGGCAAGCAGCGAGTCTCCGCGGCCCCGCGCTCCGGAGGCCGTCGTGGTACCCGATGA
- a CDS encoding GNAT family N-acetyltransferase, which yields MLSQHRLQAANTTGAGTPALRPPLTTERLVLRGWRVDDAPAALTIFGHAAVARWLSPDMDQVPDLAAMRLLLQQWIAETARMPLPAGRWAMQRREDGRIIGGAILLPLPPGNEDFEIGWQLHPEAWGQGYATEATHALAGWTFRHDVDELFAVVRPGNTRAAATVRRNGMHWVGETNKYFGLTLQVFRLRPADLDQAAPNGLLPPAFGAN from the coding sequence ATGCTGTCCCAACATCGGCTCCAGGCCGCGAACACGACCGGTGCGGGCACACCGGCACTGCGCCCACCGTTGACCACCGAGCGACTGGTCCTGCGCGGCTGGCGGGTCGATGACGCACCGGCCGCGCTGACCATCTTCGGGCACGCCGCGGTGGCGCGCTGGCTCAGCCCGGATATGGACCAGGTTCCCGACCTCGCCGCCATGCGGCTGCTGTTGCAGCAGTGGATCGCGGAAACCGCTCGGATGCCGTTACCGGCCGGTCGCTGGGCCATGCAACGACGGGAGGACGGTCGGATCATCGGCGGCGCGATCCTGCTGCCCCTCCCACCGGGAAACGAGGATTTCGAGATCGGCTGGCAGCTACACCCCGAAGCCTGGGGCCAGGGATACGCCACCGAGGCCACTCATGCGCTGGCAGGCTGGACGTTCCGCCACGACGTCGACGAACTGTTCGCCGTGGTACGGCCCGGCAACACCCGTGCCGCGGCCACCGTTCGCCGGAACGGCATGCACTGGGTGGGTGAAACAAACAAGTACTTCGGCCTCACCCTGCAAGTCTTCCGGCTCCGCCCCGCCGACCTCGACCAGGCGGCCCCGAACGGCCTGCTCCCGCCCGCGTTCGGAGCCAACTGA
- a CDS encoding DUF5994 family protein, producing the protein MTSGPHTPVATPVATAPPRIIGPLRPALRLRLKPKAPTTGHVDGAWWPRSRNLAAELPQLFAVLEIRPGRIERLTYNLAAWKPAARRLPVEGHAVRLDGFRSQHPDTVTVVGKDRQRLTLLVIPPDATSALARQASTRAARQGDVTSVEELLAPRVGVAEAVETATQRWEMDGGRV; encoded by the coding sequence ATGACGTCGGGCCCGCACACACCAGTCGCCACCCCGGTGGCCACCGCACCCCCGAGAATCATCGGCCCACTACGGCCCGCACTGCGATTGCGCCTGAAGCCGAAGGCGCCCACCACGGGTCACGTCGACGGCGCATGGTGGCCCCGATCCCGCAACCTCGCGGCCGAGCTGCCCCAACTGTTCGCGGTGCTGGAGATCCGGCCGGGCCGGATCGAACGGCTGACCTACAACCTGGCGGCCTGGAAGCCGGCCGCGCGTCGGCTGCCGGTCGAAGGGCACGCCGTCCGGCTGGACGGGTTCCGTTCGCAGCACCCGGACACCGTGACGGTAGTCGGCAAGGACAGGCAACGCCTGACCCTGCTCGTGATACCGCCCGACGCGACGTCCGCCTTGGCCCGACAGGCCTCGACGAGGGCAGCACGCCAGGGCGATGTCACGAGTGTCGAGGAGCTTCTCGCCCCCCGCGTCGGCGTGGCGGAGGCCGTGGAGACGGCGACCCAGCGCTGGGAGATGGACGGAGGTCGAGTCTGA
- a CDS encoding DoxX family protein produces MFTLYLVVVLVTATGTLAAAVADFLRTEWILGNMRKYGLPKSWIHPLGAVKAAGALGLLAGFAVPALGIAAAAGLVLYFAGAMLTVARARWYAHLVYPGVFLLLATGSLALRLIAP; encoded by the coding sequence GTGTTCACCCTCTACCTGGTCGTGGTACTCGTGACCGCCACCGGCACCCTCGCGGCGGCCGTCGCCGATTTCCTCCGCACCGAGTGGATTCTCGGAAACATGCGCAAGTACGGGTTGCCGAAGTCCTGGATCCACCCGCTGGGTGCGGTGAAGGCCGCGGGCGCGCTCGGGCTGCTCGCGGGCTTCGCCGTGCCGGCACTCGGGATCGCGGCCGCGGCCGGGCTCGTGCTGTACTTCGCGGGCGCGATGCTCACCGTCGCCCGCGCCCGGTGGTACGCGCATCTGGTGTACCCGGGCGTGTTCCTGCTGCTGGCCACCGGTTCACTCGCGCTGCGCCTCATCGCGCCATGA